The window CAAAAGAAGTGATGGCAAGAACAAGGCGAGCATTGATGAGTGCGAGACTGGAGCTGTTCTTTGTGAGGAAGAATCTGTTCCTGCTCTTTGTGGCTTTAGGGGCATCTGGGTTGTACCATCCCAAAGAAGGAAGCAGATTGCCTCACGACTACTGGATGCTGCAAGGTAATAGCTGCTTAGAATGACTTTAAAACTGTTATCTTTATCCAACAGACACTATGATATTACTCTGTTTGACACCTAGTCGAGAATAGTTGTTGCAGATTGCAAATACTTGGTCGACAATGCATTTATTATTTTCTTGTGTTCACAATCATTTTGACCTCAATTTTATTTGTACTTCAGTGAATTCTTCTCGCATTTGACTCTTCAGCTtgtttaatttatcatacatgtaAATGTTGACTATGAAATTATCTGGTTCACAATGAGCATTGTTTGACGACCTAATTTTGTGACTTTTTTCAGGCAGAGTTTTTCCCCGGGTCGAATATTGGAACACTCACAGTGTGCTTTTTCCCCTCCAACCTCTTCTGGGAGAGCACTAGCATCCAGATATTGTAGTGGCAGTGCTTACCTAATCTATAGGGAAGAAGATGTATGAGGTAAAACATATATCACtcttttaactttaaatttatgtCAAATTATCATTTATTACATAAGTTGAAATCCTGTTAGTCACAACTATTTAACTAGATTATAGTGTTATTCTTTTAGCTTTACCTCTAAGATTTTGTTCATTGCAATGCGGGTGAATCACACAGGGAGGATTTGAAGGGCAGATTCAGACATCGACCATGGAATAAGTGATTGGGCGGTTCGAGAAGCCAAGAGGGAGAAAGAGTGCTTGTTCATCTTGTTCCGTTGCGGCTTTCTTCGTCTTCATTTGCAAGTAACTTCAGCATGAGAGTTTGATTGTCAATGTTCTCAATCACTTGGCTCGAACCTTCACTATTCAGTAGTGAAAATTGTAGTTTTTTCCAGCGTTCTTCATCTTATATTTATCAGTATGTTCAGTTCATCTGTGATCAGCAATGTTCAATTTCTTCAGTGTTCCATTATTTACACAGGCAAAGTGTTTATTTCGAGTACCAAGCCAACGAGCTAATTGACTGCAGAAATGCACAGAAGGTTTAGCTAAGAGcatttcaattaaatatttttttttatttctgttttaaaaaataaaatattaaaaaaaatgagaaatatgaaggaaagaatattataaaaattGACGGATGATTAACTCGAAGAATCGACTAAAACATCATTCAATTGAGGATCTTTTTCTTATTGATTTACTTAACTTTCTTCTGGTGATGACTCAATGGTCCGATCCCGATCACAATTGAAAATAGATTAATTTCCACAATCACAAATGCTTTATTAATTTGGTGGTATGCAGAGAAAAAACTAAAGTCACGGTAGAAGAGAACTCTTTCTTCTCTGTCTCTCTGTATACATGCAAGTGAGATCAAAGGAGGTTATCAGAAATAAAACCACTCCCTCCAAAACATTCAAACTCTGATATTTGAATGCAATTGAGTTAGGTCGGGTCAGTCCTTATGGGCGACCCGTTTAGTCAATATCCTTTTTTTTCTTACATCTCCTACTTGCACATGAGGATTAGACTTCTTCAATCTCTAGATAGATTATAATTACCAATTTCATACAAGCAAATGGATCGTGTGGCCAACGAGCATATTATATAAGAGTTCATAGTGATACACCTATTAAGGATATATAGCAACTCATTTCAAAGTAATCATGAGGACATTTTACTCGTTATTTCTCAGATTTATTTTACTACACAAATCAACGTATCTCTTGTCCCAGAAATAATAAGAGCATActtgattcaaaaatatttatttatttcatataTTCACAATTATGTTCTAATAACTAAGTTAAACataattagttggtttgtgaatATAAAATCAGTGTCAAAATAAATCTTCCTTTCCCACTTGAATCTTTCAATCTTTATTTATAGATGTTTTCTTAGACATGTACCGTATTGCCAAATCATTCATAGCTATTGGTAGCATGCTAAAGTAGCGTCACTATACATAAATAAAAGAAACAGTTGAAAGTCTTAAAGGTATTAgattatgtttatatatatattaacctATGGATTTCACACAATGAGCTGAGACTCAACTATTCATTTTCCAAGTGGTCACTTCAGCACACGTGGTATGAAACACTTGTTATGATGTATTTCTTCGTCTTTGGAAGTGTATGTCATAAAAAAATTCACATTGTGCAGATCTTAGTCCAAGTGTATCTCAACACTTAATTTGAGTTTTCTCCTCGTTTATCCTCCAACATGTATCACAAAAACTCTGAGCTGGCTATCAGGCAAGTTTAATGGATTGTGAGAAACTCCATTTCgattacaataaaaaaaatttatgaagtAATCTCATCTTACTAGTATATTACTAAGGCAACATAGGTATAGATTTGTTCACAACAAAATCAATATTGTCTCATCTCTACATGTTTCTTAGCATCAAAGGCGATTGCTCGTATGAGAGAGTCAATCTCAATTTGTCAGATACACTTTTAATGTGCAAATAAATGACTCATAAAGTAAATATGTACatataatgcataataaaatattattataataatgagcacaatatcataaatatttatgTGTTTAGTTACAATCACATCCTACACAATCCAAGAGTTCTAACGTGATTTATAAATACTTCTCTTAGGATTGGCTTAGTCAGAGGATCAACCACCATCATTCGTGTAGGCATGTATTTTAAAGTCACACTCTGCTTGTCAACTATGTCTCTAATGAAGTTGTATTTTGTGTCGATATGTTTGGTTTTTCCATGATATTTAGGGTCTTTTGTATAAGCAATTACTGATTGATTACCAAAATAAACTGTTACAACTCCCACTGGATTGCTTACTACACCCAAATGACTTAGGAATCTTCTCAACCAAACACCTTCTTACATTGCAGAAGCATATGCCACAAATTCTGCTTCCATTGTGGATAGTGACACACATGTTTGTTTCTTGCTTCTCCAAGATATGCATCCTCCATTTAACAAAAAAGCATATCCTGAGGTGGATTTACGTTTATCTAAATCACCACCCTAGTCTGCATTTGTGTATCTCATTagtgttagatttttttttccttaataaCATAGGAAGTCATCTGTAGTGTCTTTTaggtatttcaaaattcttttaattgtACTCCAGTGTCTTCTTCCTATATTAGATTGATACCTGCTAATCAGACCCATGGCATAATAAATATCGGGATGAGTACACATGATTGCATACATCAAACTCCCAACTGCACTAGAATATGACATTTTAGACATTTAGAAGTGTTTGGGCACATTTCACGACTTAAGTTCTCGCCTTTGGCCACAAGAGTATCAATGGATTTACAATTTAACATCTAAATCACTCTAGAACCTTTTTAATAAAAGATTCTTGAGACAATACAAAAAGTCTCTTCGAAAGATCTCTGTGAATTTTAATACCTAGAATGTAATCTGCTTCACTCATGTCCTTCACTTCAAAATTTGAAGACGACCACTTCTTAATGATTTTAATATACTCCTTATCATTTCCTGCTAacaatatgtcatcgacataaaGAGATAGAATTACAAACTTTTTATTGGATCTTTTCACATAAACACAATGATCTTCATCAACTATAATAAAGTCATATGAGATCATTGCTTTGTGAAATTTCAAATACCATTGTCTAGAAGACTGCTTAAGGTCATAAATTGATCTATTCAATTTACAAACTTTATTTTCTTGACCTTTAATTACAAAACCTACTAGTTGTTCCATGTAGATTTTTTTCTCAAGTTCTCCATTAAGAAAAatagttttaacatccatttaaTATAATTCTAAATCCAGATTAACAACTATGGCCAACAACAGACCAATAGAAGTAAATCTtactactggtgaaaaagttgCTTCATAATCAATACCCTCTTATTGATTATAACCCTTTGCCACTAGTCGAGCCTTATACCTCTCTATTGTTCCATCAGCCTTTCGCTTAATATTGAGAACCCATTTGTTTCGAATAGCTTTATGACCATGAGAAATTTCAACTAGTTTCCAAACATTGTTTgatttcattgaatcaatttctTCTTCCATTACATTTATCCATTTGTCCCTCAAAGGACAAGATAGAGCTTCGTCTATGTTTTTAGGCTTTTCTTCATCAATTGAAGATATGATATAAGTATGCCCTTCAATCTCATAATGATGTTTAGGCATACCTTTCCTATTACTCTTCCAAAGTTGAGGATTAGATGAATTAATATGATCAGGATTACTCCTACTCAAATCATAAGAATCATCATGATCAGGATTGTTCCTATTAGGGTTTCTCCTACTCAGATCAGATGAATCATTATGATCAAGATTACTCCTACTCAAATCATAAGAATCATTATGATCAGAATTGTTTCCATTAGGGTTGCTCCTACTGGGATCAGATGAATCATTATAATCAGGATCTCTCCCACTAGAATCAAACAACAACTCATCCACTTGAGCTTTAGATGACTCATTTGGCAACAACCTATTATCTGAATCGGATAACTCAAATAAAGGTTCATTCCCCTTAATTTCACCTCTCTTATGAAAATCAGTCTCTAGAAAGTTTACATTTCGTGATCAATCTCAATAATGCTTCCATCAACTTGTTCACCAATGAACATGTAACCCTTAGAATACTCAGAGTATCggataaaaatatatttctttcCTCGAGGACCCAACTTTCTATATTTACTTGCATAATCATAAATATAAGCATATGATCCTCAAGGTCTAAGGTTACTCAGGTCCGATTGTCTACCAGTCAAAAGTTCATATGGCGTTGaaggaactgactttgaagacaccTTGTTCAGGATATACCCCGCGGCTAATAAAGCATCTTCCCAAAAGGAAATAGACAAATTAGCTTATGCCATCATGGACCTTATCATATCTAACAATGTTATATTCCTTCTCTCACTAACACCATTTTGCCGAGGAGTGTAAGGAACAGTCAATTGTCTAATTATACCCTTTTTATTACACAGATCCTTAAATTGATCTGATAGATATTCACATTTATTGTCTTATCCATTTGATTTTCCACTTCATTGACATAGCGTCTAAAACattccaatgcttcagatttatgtGAAATCAAATAGACATGAACATAACGAGTGAAATCATCTATAAATGTAATAAAGTAAGAGGATCCATGTCTAGCCCTTACACTCATTAGACTACATATATATGAATAAATCAATTGTAATGAAAATTATACTCTAATTGTTTTTCCAAATGGTTTTTGTGTCATTTTAccaacaagacaatgctcacaatTAGAAAAATCAACTTTAGAAAGAGAACCTAATAGTCCTACTTTTATTAGCCGATTCATCCTTTCTTGTCCGATGTGACCTAATCTAGCATATATGCCAAGTATAAGCATCCACATTTGTGTTACTAGATGAACAAACGTTTAATGAAACACAATAATCAACATAATAGTTAAACATTTGTCTTACACAATCTAACACAATAAAACCATTCCTGAGATGTCCACAACCATAATACATAGTGTCATAGTAGATACGAACAAAATTACTACTAAAGTTCAAACTGTATCCTAATCCCAACAAACATTTTTTTGTAGGGAAGAAATACTGAAAAAATTGtgtctgggtgcccggaagggattcgggcgcccggactagcttCGCCCAGAAGGGattcgggcgctcggactagCTTCACCCGGGCGGCTTGTCAGGCACCCGGGAGGTCGGGCGCCTAGGgctggtcca is drawn from Zingiber officinale cultivar Zhangliang chromosome 1B, Zo_v1.1, whole genome shotgun sequence and contains these coding sequences:
- the LOC122041031 gene encoding uncharacterized protein DDB_G0287625-like; the protein is MRCVASLASNLVSMVIYQRPGAGSTGWEELAIIGKQKRGELLRELPKKQSGGPLDKTTVHQKMLKGEKGMLETDFHKRGEIKGNEPLFELSDSDNRLLPNESSKAQVDELLFDSSGRDPDYNDSSDPSRSNPNGNNSDHNDSYDLSRSNLDHNDSSDLSRRNPNRNNPDHDDSYDLSRSNPDHINSSNPQLWKSNRKGMPKHHYEIEGHTYIISSIDEEKPKNIDEALSCPLRDKWINVMEEEIDSMKSNNVWKLVEISHGHKAIRNKWVLNIKRKADGTIERYKARLVAKGYNQ